A genomic region of Rhipicephalus sanguineus isolate Rsan-2018 chromosome 1, BIME_Rsan_1.4, whole genome shotgun sequence contains the following coding sequences:
- the LOC119379361 gene encoding uncharacterized protein LOC119379361 isoform X2 yields the protein MRDSSEARRVIPSSSAPAMLQPDSMNAETASLPGNRRNPLDVFTSMFRRRSLRPAGGPSMTQSSDRIWELLSTSPVRVRNLEQDMEALRQSRHDNPYLQQQMERFSIQDEPAAAADERQLLFPPDDISDLHKHLIRSPPPQFPQDVAHFVFPGSPPPEDETMMEAEMLGHPGPYSTEPMRQVPQETRDQMSSYQADDVHRGLARAAATTR from the exons ATGCGGGACTCCAGCGAAGCCCGCCGGGTGATACCGTCGTCCTCTGCGCCC GCCATGCTTCAGCCGGACTCCATGAACGCGGAGACCGCCTCGCTGCCGGGCAACCGCCGAAACCCACTCGATGTCTTCACCAGCATGTTCAG GCGGCGTTCGCTGCGACCGGCTGGCGGGCCGAGCATGACGCAGTCGTCGGACCGCATCTGGGAGCTGCTGTCTACGTCGCCGGTGCGTGTGCGTAACCTGGAGCAGGACATGGAGGCGCTGCGCCAGTCCCGCCACGACAACCCTTATCTGCAGCAGCAGATGGAGCGATTCTCGATTCAGGACGAGCCGGCGGCGGCAGCCGACGAGCGGCAGCTACTCTTCCCACCCGACGACATAAGCGACCTGCACAAGCACCTCATCCGCAGCCCGCCGCCACAGTTCCCGCAGGATGTGGCGCACTTCGTCTTCCCCGGATCGCCGCCGCCC GAGGACGAGACCATGATGGAAGCCGAGATGCTGGGCCACCCCGGGCCCTACAGCACAGAGCCGATGCGCCAGGTGCCACAGGAAACGCGCGACCAGATGTCCAGCTACCAGGCAGACGACGTGCACCGCGGCTTGGCCCGCGCCGCGGCCACTACCCGGTGA
- the LOC119379361 gene encoding uncharacterized protein LOC119379361 isoform X1, translating to MSRSAGCSAGEAETRPLMRAPSPVGCLSGVRLRSVSERRSQAMLQPDSMNAETASLPGNRRNPLDVFTSMFRRRSLRPAGGPSMTQSSDRIWELLSTSPVRVRNLEQDMEALRQSRHDNPYLQQQMERFSIQDEPAAAADERQLLFPPDDISDLHKHLIRSPPPQFPQDVAHFVFPGSPPPEDETMMEAEMLGHPGPYSTEPMRQVPQETRDQMSSYQADDVHRGLARAAATTR from the exons ATGAGCAG GTCCGCGGGCTGCTCTGCAGGCGAGGCCGAAACGCGGCCGTTGATGCGGGCTCCGAGCCCCGTCGGCTGCCTTTCCGGCGTCCGGCTGCGCTCAGTGTCGGAACGACGCTCGCAGGCCATGCTTCAGCCGGACTCCATGAACGCGGAGACCGCCTCGCTGCCGGGCAACCGCCGAAACCCACTCGATGTCTTCACCAGCATGTTCAG GCGGCGTTCGCTGCGACCGGCTGGCGGGCCGAGCATGACGCAGTCGTCGGACCGCATCTGGGAGCTGCTGTCTACGTCGCCGGTGCGTGTGCGTAACCTGGAGCAGGACATGGAGGCGCTGCGCCAGTCCCGCCACGACAACCCTTATCTGCAGCAGCAGATGGAGCGATTCTCGATTCAGGACGAGCCGGCGGCGGCAGCCGACGAGCGGCAGCTACTCTTCCCACCCGACGACATAAGCGACCTGCACAAGCACCTCATCCGCAGCCCGCCGCCACAGTTCCCGCAGGATGTGGCGCACTTCGTCTTCCCCGGATCGCCGCCGCCC GAGGACGAGACCATGATGGAAGCCGAGATGCTGGGCCACCCCGGGCCCTACAGCACAGAGCCGATGCGCCAGGTGCCACAGGAAACGCGCGACCAGATGTCCAGCTACCAGGCAGACGACGTGCACCGCGGCTTGGCCCGCGCCGCGGCCACTACCCGGTGA